The following are encoded in a window of Novosphingobium sp. ZN18A2 genomic DNA:
- a CDS encoding cytochrome c oxidase assembly protein, whose protein sequence is MEIRRSLSARFLPLVLPLALIPAPAFAHGDHVHEGTSPWSMWSVSPEIVIGLVLAGWIYWRGARHDLAGDRWRMAAFFGGLFALFIALISPVEELADHIFAVHQVEHMLLRTIAPMLIFLSRPQAAMVRGLPAGVSRFFAGRGWLRAVIDGLRYPPVVTLLFLAASYFWMIPHYHDMAIENEPIHYLWHISLLVTGLLFFSVIFDRRTAPQGPGLGTRLAMFVAAALGNIVLGSFLTFKNVALYHAYIELGHMWHVSMLSDEQTGGIIMWIPGTMMFAVSALIVLYRFGSEEQRVTDQRLRAGRQLVVERKRNSTLAFGLGAFSLLMLAVVFSLVATIDHHPGGQRDFGMAGEIPG, encoded by the coding sequence ATGGAGATCCGCCGTTCCCTTTCCGCGCGCTTTTTGCCGCTCGTTCTTCCGCTTGCCCTGATACCGGCGCCTGCCTTCGCCCATGGCGATCACGTGCACGAAGGCACATCGCCGTGGTCGATGTGGTCCGTTTCGCCCGAAATCGTGATCGGCCTTGTGCTTGCTGGCTGGATCTACTGGCGCGGGGCGCGGCATGACCTTGCCGGAGACCGCTGGCGCATGGCGGCCTTTTTCGGCGGGCTGTTCGCACTGTTCATTGCCCTGATCTCACCGGTCGAGGAACTGGCCGACCATATTTTCGCCGTCCATCAGGTTGAGCACATGCTGCTGCGCACGATTGCGCCGATGCTGATCTTCCTGTCGCGGCCGCAAGCGGCGATGGTGCGCGGCCTGCCTGCGGGGGTGAGCCGCTTTTTCGCCGGTCGCGGGTGGCTTCGCGCGGTAATAGACGGCCTTCGCTATCCTCCGGTGGTGACGCTGCTGTTCCTTGCGGCCAGCTATTTCTGGATGATCCCGCACTATCACGACATGGCGATCGAGAACGAACCGATCCATTACCTGTGGCACATTTCGCTGCTGGTTACGGGGCTGCTGTTCTTCTCGGTGATCTTCGATCGCCGCACCGCGCCGCAAGGGCCGGGGCTGGGCACGCGGCTTGCCATGTTCGTTGCCGCGGCGCTGGGCAATATCGTGCTCGGATCGTTCCTTACCTTCAAGAACGTGGCGCTTTATCACGCCTACATAGAACTGGGGCATATGTGGCACGTGTCGATGCTGTCGGACGAGCAGACCGGCGGCATCATCATGTGGATACCCGGCACGATGATGTTCGCCGTTTCGGCGCTGATCGTGCTCTATCGCTTCGGCAGCGAAGAGCAGCGCGTGACCGACCAGCGCCTGCGCGCCGGACGGCAACTGGTGGTTGAACGCAAGCGCAACAGCACGCTGGCCTTCGGTCTTGGCGCGTTTTCGCTGCTGATGCTGGCCGTGGTGTTCAGCCTTGTGGCCACGATAGACCACCATCCCGGCGGGCAGCGCGATTTCGGCATGGCGGGCGAGATACCCGGCTGA
- the gorA gene encoding glutathione-disulfide reductase, translating into MAEHTFDYDLFVIGAGSGGVRASRVAASHGAKVAVAEEHRIGGTCVIRGCVPKKLLVYGSHFAEELQDAAHYGWHIDAMHFNWSHLRDTVLRDVDRLETAYTNTLDSHKVDHFHERATIAGPHAVRLASGREITAKVILVATGAWPVMPDIEGVEHAITSNEVFHLPELPKRVLIQGAGYIAMEFAGIFNALGCHVTVVNRSDQILRGYDDSLRDRLLQITMGRGIEYRLHCPIKRIEPQDGGGFIAHFEKHDPVEADVVLVATGRRPNTSGLGLENAGIECGPGGQICVDEYNRTSCESIYAVGDVTDRIQLTPVAIREGHAFADTVFGDNPRTVDYDCVPNAVFSQPPLAGVGLTEAQARAHYGNIKVYSSDFRPMKNIFAERHERGLYKMIVDEGSGKVLGVHMIGPESPEILQAAAVAVKAGLTKADFDATVALHPSMAEELVLMR; encoded by the coding sequence ATGGCCGAGCATACCTTTGACTACGATCTGTTTGTAATCGGCGCCGGGTCGGGCGGCGTCCGCGCAAGCCGGGTGGCCGCATCGCACGGGGCAAAGGTTGCCGTGGCGGAAGAACACCGCATCGGCGGAACGTGCGTGATCCGGGGGTGCGTGCCCAAGAAGCTGCTCGTCTATGGCTCCCATTTCGCGGAAGAGCTGCAGGACGCCGCGCATTACGGCTGGCACATCGATGCGATGCATTTCAACTGGTCGCACCTGCGCGACACGGTGCTGCGCGACGTGGACCGGCTGGAGACGGCTTACACAAACACGCTGGACAGCCATAAGGTCGATCATTTCCACGAACGCGCGACGATTGCCGGGCCGCACGCGGTGCGCCTGGCCTCGGGCCGCGAGATCACCGCGAAGGTCATTCTCGTCGCGACCGGCGCCTGGCCGGTAATGCCCGATATCGAAGGGGTGGAGCACGCGATCACCTCGAACGAGGTGTTCCACCTGCCAGAGCTTCCCAAGCGCGTGCTGATCCAGGGCGCGGGCTATATCGCGATGGAATTCGCGGGAATTTTCAATGCACTTGGCTGCCACGTGACGGTGGTGAACCGGTCCGACCAGATCCTGCGGGGATATGACGATTCGCTGCGCGACCGCCTGTTGCAGATCACGATGGGGCGCGGCATCGAATATCGCCTGCATTGCCCGATCAAGCGGATCGAGCCGCAGGACGGCGGCGGCTTCATCGCCCATTTCGAAAAGCACGATCCGGTAGAGGCAGACGTGGTGCTGGTCGCCACCGGGCGCCGGCCCAATACCAGTGGGCTGGGGCTGGAAAATGCCGGGATCGAGTGCGGCCCCGGCGGCCAGATCTGCGTGGATGAATACAACCGTACCAGCTGCGAAAGCATCTATGCCGTGGGGGACGTGACCGACCGGATACAGCTTACCCCCGTCGCCATCCGCGAAGGGCACGCCTTTGCCGATACCGTGTTCGGCGACAACCCGCGCACCGTGGATTACGATTGCGTTCCCAACGCGGTTTTCTCGCAGCCGCCGCTCGCCGGTGTCGGGCTGACCGAAGCGCAGGCCCGCGCGCACTATGGCAACATCAAGGTCTATTCGTCCGACTTCCGCCCGATGAAGAACATCTTCGCAGAACGGCACGAGCGCGGGCTTTACAAGATGATCGTGGACGAAGGATCGGGCAAGGTGCTTGGCGTTCACATGATCGGCCCGGAATCGCCCGAAATCCTGCAAGCCGCCGCCGTCGCGGTTAAAGCCGGGCTGACCAAGGCGGATTTCGATGCGACCGTGGCGCTGCACCCCAGCATGGCCGAGGAACTCGTGCTGATGCGGTGA
- the pgi gene encoding glucose-6-phosphate isomerase, with translation MTETGWSKLEALPRPTLEELFADPRRLDALCTTLDLPGGAIRFDWSKTHLDNAVLEVLSSISAEMDVEGRREALFTGEIVNPTERRAAEHTAQRGIGNGESVERAMANHERMRGLAEAILSGDFGEVKSLIHIGIGGSALGPALAVDALTRDGARVDVHVVSNIDGCALEQAFAACDPATTMLAVASKTFTTIETMTNAESALDWMRQAGVGDPYGRVVALTASPDKAIEWGVDETRILPFSETVGGRYSLWSSIGFPVALALGWEDFSAFLEGAAAMDRHFYEAALYENVVFRAAFGDLYYAQARRCETRAVFAYDERLALLPDYLQQLEMESNGKRVTADGKPLGRPSAPVTWGGVGTDAQHAVFQLLHQGTHLIPVDFLAVKAAGDVLDPAHHRILLSNCFAQGAALMSGKADDGDAARAYPGDRPSATMLCDDLNPATLGSLIAFHEHRTFVNGAMLGINSFDQFGVELGKAIAKRIESDGAEGFDASTAALLDAAGIG, from the coding sequence ATGACCGAAACGGGCTGGAGCAAGCTGGAGGCGTTGCCGCGCCCCACGCTGGAGGAACTTTTCGCCGATCCGCGTCGGCTCGACGCGCTGTGCACCACACTTGACCTGCCGGGCGGTGCGATCCGCTTCGACTGGTCGAAAACGCATCTGGACAACGCCGTGCTGGAAGTCCTGTCATCCATTTCCGCCGAAATGGACGTGGAAGGCAGGCGCGAGGCGCTGTTCACGGGCGAAATCGTGAATCCCACCGAGCGCCGGGCGGCCGAACACACCGCGCAACGCGGAATCGGCAACGGGGAATCGGTCGAACGCGCGATGGCCAATCACGAGCGGATGCGCGGGCTGGCCGAAGCGATCCTGTCCGGCGACTTCGGAGAGGTGAAGAGCCTGATCCACATCGGCATCGGCGGGTCCGCGCTCGGTCCGGCGCTTGCGGTCGATGCGCTGACCCGCGACGGCGCGCGGGTGGACGTGCATGTCGTTTCCAACATCGATGGCTGCGCGCTTGAACAGGCCTTTGCCGCCTGCGATCCGGCGACCACGATGCTGGCGGTCGCTTCCAAGACTTTCACCACCATCGAAACGATGACCAACGCGGAAAGCGCGCTCGACTGGATGCGGCAGGCCGGCGTGGGCGATCCCTATGGCCGCGTGGTGGCGCTTACCGCATCGCCGGACAAGGCGATCGAATGGGGCGTGGACGAAACGCGCATCCTGCCTTTCTCGGAAACGGTCGGCGGCCGTTATTCGCTGTGGTCGTCAATCGGTTTTCCGGTCGCGCTGGCGCTGGGGTGGGAGGATTTTTCGGCCTTCCTTGAAGGTGCCGCCGCGATGGACCGGCACTTCTATGAAGCAGCGCTTTACGAAAACGTCGTGTTTCGCGCCGCGTTCGGCGATCTGTATTATGCGCAGGCGCGCCGCTGCGAGACGCGCGCGGTGTTCGCCTATGACGAGCGTCTGGCGCTGTTGCCGGACTATCTCCAGCAGCTTGAGATGGAATCGAACGGCAAGCGGGTGACGGCGGACGGGAAGCCACTTGGCAGGCCCAGCGCGCCGGTCACGTGGGGCGGGGTGGGCACCGATGCCCAGCACGCGGTGTTCCAGTTGCTCCACCAGGGCACGCACCTGATCCCGGTGGATTTCCTGGCGGTGAAGGCGGCGGGCGACGTGCTCGATCCCGCGCACCATCGCATCCTTCTGTCCAACTGCTTCGCGCAAGGGGCCGCGTTGATGAGCGGGAAGGCAGACGATGGAGACGCGGCGCGCGCCTATCCGGGGGACCGTCCGTCGGCAACAATGCTGTGCGACGATCTCAACCCCGCCACGCTCGGCAGCCTGATCGCCTTCCACGAACATCGCACGTTCGTGAACGGCGCGATGCTGGGGATCAATTCGTTCGACCAGTTCGGCGTGGAACTGGGCAAGGCGATCGCCAAGCGGATAGAAAGCGACGGTGCGGAGGGTTTCGATGCCAGCACCGCCGCGCTACTCGATGCCGCGGGGATCGGCTGA
- the lepB gene encoding signal peptidase I encodes MTDTPDPAAEPATAQTPASTGAETAPKKKQKEEESFLAFLLKLAVVVLVFRSFIFSPFNIPSESMLPKLVDGDYLLAAKWPYGYSRYSLPFSVPLIPGRILAGEPKRGDVAIFKAPPGNDTDYIKRVIGLPGDTVQMIGGQLYLNGNAVPKVKVADFVVPVSPNTHCYDAQFEKTAADGSQVCSYPQFRETLPSGKSYDVLDLGPRPQDDTPPVVVPEGHLFMMGDNRDNSLDSRYPAVEGGGIGLVPEKNLVGRAEIIMWSTNGSASWYNPISWFTAARWNRIGTTF; translated from the coding sequence ATGACCGACACCCCCGATCCTGCGGCAGAGCCTGCAACCGCCCAGACGCCCGCCTCCACAGGCGCCGAAACCGCGCCGAAGAAAAAGCAGAAGGAAGAGGAAAGCTTCCTTGCCTTCCTGCTGAAGCTGGCCGTTGTCGTGCTGGTATTCCGCAGCTTCATCTTCTCGCCGTTCAACATTCCCAGCGAATCGATGCTGCCGAAACTGGTGGACGGGGATTATCTGCTCGCGGCCAAATGGCCCTATGGCTACTCCAGGTATTCGCTGCCCTTCAGCGTGCCTTTGATCCCCGGTCGGATACTGGCGGGTGAACCGAAACGCGGCGACGTGGCGATCTTCAAGGCGCCTCCGGGCAACGACACCGACTATATCAAGCGCGTGATCGGCCTGCCGGGAGATACGGTGCAAATGATCGGCGGGCAGCTTTACCTAAACGGCAACGCCGTGCCCAAGGTGAAGGTCGCCGATTTCGTGGTGCCGGTTTCGCCCAACACGCACTGCTATGACGCCCAGTTCGAAAAGACCGCGGCGGACGGCTCGCAGGTTTGCAGCTATCCGCAGTTTCGCGAAACGCTGCCCAGCGGGAAGAGCTACGACGTGCTCGACCTTGGCCCCCGGCCGCAGGACGACACCCCGCCCGTGGTGGTTCCCGAAGGCCACCTGTTCATGATGGGCGACAACCGCGACAATTCGCTCGACAGCCGTTATCCGGCGGTCGAGGGCGGCGGCATCGGCCTGGTGCCCGAAAAGAACCTTGTCGGGCGCGCCGAGATCATCATGTGGTCCACCAACGGTTCGGCAAGCTGGTATAACCCGATCAGCTGGTTCACCGCCGCGCGCTGGAACCGCATCGGCACGACGTTCTGA
- a CDS encoding cytochrome b/b6 domain-containing protein yields MTQRATGELVYRTHWPVRLWHWTNALAVFVMLMSGLMIFNAHPHLYWGAFGANPDPAWLEIGNRGPHGFLRIGSLVITTTGVLGFSGGKAIAFPALVTIPSSYNLAAARQWHFFFAWVLVLGGLAFWLYGFVSRHIQRDLLPTPRQLRASHLWADIKAHARLRFPTGDDARHYNPLQKIAYVAVVFVLIPLVVLTGLTMSPNMDAAWPWLLDIFGGRQSARSIHFLCAMALAAFIAIHLVMVVLAGPLNELRAMVTGWYRLPPPRSTQTEDAE; encoded by the coding sequence ATGACACAGCGCGCCACCGGAGAACTCGTTTACCGAACGCATTGGCCGGTCCGCCTGTGGCACTGGACCAACGCGCTGGCCGTGTTCGTGATGTTGATGAGCGGATTGATGATCTTCAACGCGCATCCGCATCTCTATTGGGGCGCGTTCGGAGCCAACCCCGATCCCGCCTGGCTGGAGATCGGCAACCGTGGGCCGCACGGCTTCCTGCGCATCGGTTCGCTCGTCATCACGACAACGGGCGTTCTGGGGTTTTCCGGCGGCAAGGCCATAGCCTTTCCCGCGCTGGTGACGATCCCTTCCAGCTATAACCTTGCCGCCGCGCGGCAATGGCATTTCTTCTTCGCGTGGGTGCTGGTGCTGGGCGGCCTTGCCTTCTGGCTCTACGGCTTCGTCTCCCGCCATATCCAGCGCGACCTCTTGCCAACGCCCCGGCAACTGCGCGCTTCGCACCTGTGGGCCGATATAAAGGCGCACGCCCGATTGCGCTTTCCCACGGGGGACGATGCCCGGCATTACAATCCGTTGCAAAAGATCGCCTATGTCGCGGTCGTCTTCGTGCTGATCCCGCTGGTTGTCCTGACCGGGCTTACCATGTCTCCCAACATGGACGCGGCCTGGCCCTGGCTGCTCGATATTTTCGGCGGTCGGCAATCGGCGCGATCGATCCATTTCCTTTGCGCCATGGCGCTTGCGGCATTCATCGCCATCCACCTTGTCATGGTGGTCCTGGCAGGCCCGCTAAACGAACTGCGCGCGATGGTGACAGGCTGGTATCGCCTCCCCCCGCCCCGTTCCACACAAACGGAGGACGCGGAATGA
- a CDS encoding acetyl-CoA C-acyltransferase family protein, whose product MTDLNDIYIVGGARTAIGTFGGALASQRPADLGTLVIKEALSRADVPADKVQQVAIGTVVPTQPSDAYVSRVAAVNAGVPVESVAMNVNRLCGSGLQAIVSVAQAIRLGECDIAVGGGAEVMSNAPRIVQGTRTGQKMGDMTLQDMMLGALHDPFENIHMGVTAENVAQQCQITREEQDELAVESHRRAARAIAEGRFKEQIVPVEIKTRKGVTAFDTDEHVRADASVESMAGLKPVFKKDGTVTAGNASGINDGAGAVVLASGKAVKEQGLKPLAKVLGWGHAGVEPSVMGLGPVKAVPVALERAGVTLDQIDVIESNEAFAAQACGVAKQLGFDPEKTNVNGSGISLGHPIGATGAILTVKTLYELQRTGGKYGLITMCIGGGQGIAMVIERV is encoded by the coding sequence ATGACCGACCTCAATGACATCTACATCGTCGGCGGTGCGCGCACTGCCATCGGCACGTTCGGCGGCGCGCTCGCTTCACAGCGTCCGGCAGACCTCGGCACGCTCGTCATCAAGGAAGCGTTGTCGCGCGCGGACGTTCCGGCGGACAAGGTGCAGCAGGTGGCTATCGGCACCGTCGTTCCCACGCAGCCGTCCGATGCCTATGTCAGCCGTGTCGCCGCGGTGAACGCGGGCGTTCCGGTTGAATCGGTGGCGATGAACGTCAATCGCCTGTGCGGTTCCGGCCTGCAGGCGATCGTCTCGGTCGCGCAGGCGATCAGGCTGGGCGAGTGCGACATTGCCGTTGGCGGTGGTGCCGAAGTGATGTCGAACGCGCCGCGCATCGTACAGGGAACGCGCACCGGCCAGAAGATGGGCGACATGACCTTGCAGGACATGATGCTGGGCGCGCTGCACGATCCGTTTGAAAACATACACATGGGCGTGACGGCGGAAAACGTGGCGCAGCAGTGCCAGATCACGCGCGAGGAGCAGGACGAACTGGCGGTCGAAAGCCACAGGCGCGCGGCCCGCGCCATCGCGGAAGGCCGCTTCAAGGAACAGATCGTTCCGGTCGAGATCAAGACCCGCAAGGGCGTGACCGCGTTCGATACGGACGAGCACGTGCGCGCCGATGCCTCGGTCGAATCGATGGCCGGCCTCAAGCCGGTGTTCAAAAAGGATGGCACGGTCACCGCGGGGAACGCCAGCGGCATCAACGACGGTGCGGGCGCGGTCGTGCTCGCCAGTGGCAAGGCGGTGAAGGAGCAGGGGCTGAAGCCACTCGCCAAGGTGCTTGGCTGGGGCCACGCGGGGGTAGAGCCGAGCGTGATGGGGCTTGGCCCGGTCAAGGCGGTGCCGGTTGCGCTGGAACGCGCCGGGGTGACGCTGGACCAGATCGACGTGATCGAATCGAACGAGGCGTTCGCCGCACAGGCTTGCGGCGTTGCCAAGCAGCTCGGCTTCGATCCGGAAAAGACCAACGTCAACGGATCGGGCATCTCCCTCGGTCACCCGATCGGCGCCACGGGCGCGATCCTGACGGTAAAGACGCTTTACGAACTTCAGCGCACCGGCGGCAAGTATGGCCTCATCACGATGTGCATCGGCGGCGGACAGGGCATCGCCATGGTGATCGAGCGGGTTTGA
- a CDS encoding NAD-dependent epimerase/dehydratase family protein — protein sequence MAGTVLVTGGSGYIGGEIIRQLLAKGWTVHTTVRNLDSEARVRPLLGGSAETLKFFAANLTDDAGWAEAAAGCTHVCHVASPLPAEPPRHENDLIVPARDGALRALKAAKAAGAQRFVMTSSVAAIGYGHGKAKSRFTEDDWTDVDGPGVQAYAKSKTIAEGSARDWVATEGDGMEFATVNPALVLGPLASADFSTSIEAMKQLMTGALPGCPNFGFGIVDVRDVADLHVRVLEAPGMKDERFICSGPFLWMIDIARILKAELGPEARKVPLRRLPDFVVRIAALFNPVVRQVIGELGSRRDMDASHARDVLGWEPRPVRDTIVDTARSLIDLGIVKV from the coding sequence ATGGCGGGCACGGTTCTGGTTACCGGCGGCAGCGGCTATATCGGCGGGGAGATTATCCGCCAGTTGCTGGCGAAAGGCTGGACGGTCCACACAACCGTCCGCAACCTTGATAGCGAGGCGCGGGTGCGCCCGCTTCTGGGCGGAAGTGCGGAAACGCTGAAATTCTTCGCGGCCAACCTTACGGACGATGCCGGATGGGCGGAAGCGGCCGCCGGATGCACCCATGTCTGCCATGTTGCATCGCCGCTTCCGGCAGAGCCGCCGCGCCATGAGAATGACCTGATCGTGCCCGCAAGAGATGGTGCCCTGCGCGCGTTGAAAGCGGCGAAGGCGGCGGGGGCGCAGCGCTTCGTGATGACATCGTCGGTCGCGGCAATCGGTTATGGCCACGGCAAGGCGAAATCCCGTTTTACCGAGGACGACTGGACCGATGTCGATGGTCCGGGCGTCCAGGCCTATGCCAAGTCGAAGACCATCGCGGAAGGCAGCGCGCGCGACTGGGTGGCGACCGAGGGCGACGGCATGGAGTTCGCGACCGTCAATCCCGCACTCGTGCTCGGCCCGCTTGCTTCAGCCGATTTCTCCACGTCGATCGAAGCGATGAAGCAGTTGATGACCGGGGCCTTGCCCGGCTGTCCGAACTTCGGCTTCGGCATTGTGGACGTGCGCGACGTGGCGGACCTGCACGTGCGCGTGCTGGAAGCGCCGGGCATGAAGGATGAACGCTTCATCTGTTCCGGCCCGTTCCTCTGGATGATCGACATCGCGCGCATCCTGAAGGCGGAACTGGGGCCGGAAGCGCGCAAGGTGCCCTTGCGGCGGCTGCCCGATTTCGTGGTGCGGATCGCGGCGCTGTTCAATCCCGTGGTGCGCCAGGTGATCGGCGAACTGGGGAGCAGGCGCGATATGGACGCAAGCCATGCCAGAGACGTGCTGGGGTGGGAGCCGCGGCCCGTTCGCGACACGATCGTGGATACCGCGCGCAGCCTGATCGATCTGGGAATCGTCAAAGTCTGA
- a CDS encoding acyl-CoA carboxylase subunit beta: MSANIAELEKRRKAAHLGGGQKRIDAQHAKGKLTARERLEVLLDEGSFEEVDAYVEHNCVDFGMPDTVIPGDGVVTGSGTINGRLVYVFSQDFTVFGGAVSERHAMKICKIMDAAMKVGAPVIGLNDSGGARIQEGVASLGGYAEIFQRNVLASGVVPQISLIMGPCAGGAVYSPAMTDFIFMVKDSSYMFVTGPDVVKTVTNEIVTQEELGGAVTHTTKTSVADLALENDIEALLAARDMFDYLPLSNREDVPERPCADPWDRLEESLDTIIPPNANQPYDMHEVIRKTLDEGDFFEIQPAHAGNIICGFGRVEGRTVGVVANQPMVLAGVLDINSSKKAARFVRFCDAFSIPILTFVDVPGFLPGTGQEHNGIIKHGAKLLFAYAEATVPKITVITRKAYGGAYDVMASKHLRGDVNYAWPTAEIAVMGAKGAVEIIFRKDAGDPEKIAARTKEYEDRFANPFVAASKGFVDEVIFPHSTRRRIALSLRKLRNKELENPWKKHDNIPL; encoded by the coding sequence ATGTCCGCCAACATCGCCGAACTCGAAAAGCGCCGTAAAGCAGCCCATCTGGGCGGCGGGCAAAAGCGCATCGATGCGCAGCACGCCAAGGGCAAGCTGACCGCGCGCGAACGGCTTGAGGTTCTCCTCGACGAAGGTTCGTTCGAAGAGGTGGACGCATACGTTGAACACAACTGCGTCGACTTCGGGATGCCGGACACGGTGATCCCCGGTGACGGCGTGGTGACGGGCAGCGGCACGATCAACGGCCGGCTCGTCTATGTATTCAGCCAGGATTTCACGGTGTTCGGCGGCGCGGTTTCCGAACGCCACGCGATGAAGATCTGCAAGATCATGGATGCCGCCATGAAAGTTGGCGCGCCGGTGATCGGGCTGAACGATTCGGGCGGCGCGCGCATCCAGGAAGGCGTCGCCTCGCTGGGCGGCTATGCCGAGATATTCCAGCGCAACGTGCTGGCATCGGGCGTGGTGCCGCAGATCAGCCTCATCATGGGGCCGTGCGCGGGCGGTGCGGTCTATTCGCCGGCGATGACAGATTTCATCTTCATGGTGAAGGACAGCTCGTACATGTTCGTCACCGGTCCCGACGTGGTGAAGACGGTGACGAACGAGATCGTCACGCAAGAGGAACTGGGCGGCGCGGTCACGCACACCACCAAGACCTCTGTCGCCGACCTTGCGCTGGAAAACGATATCGAGGCGCTGCTCGCCGCGCGCGACATGTTCGATTACCTGCCGTTGTCGAACCGCGAGGACGTGCCGGAGCGCCCCTGTGCCGACCCGTGGGACCGGCTGGAGGAAAGTCTCGATACGATCATCCCGCCCAACGCCAACCAGCCTTACGACATGCACGAGGTGATCCGCAAAACGCTGGACGAGGGTGATTTCTTCGAGATCCAGCCGGCCCACGCGGGCAACATCATCTGCGGTTTCGGGCGGGTGGAAGGACGCACAGTGGGCGTCGTCGCCAATCAGCCGATGGTGCTGGCGGGCGTGCTGGACATCAATTCGTCAAAGAAGGCCGCGCGTTTCGTGCGCTTCTGCGATGCCTTCTCCATCCCGATCCTGACCTTCGTCGACGTGCCGGGCTTCCTTCCGGGCACGGGGCAGGAACACAACGGCATCATCAAACACGGCGCCAAGCTGCTGTTCGCCTATGCCGAGGCGACCGTGCCCAAGATAACCGTGATCACCCGCAAGGCCTATGGCGGGGCTTATGACGTCATGGCCTCAAAGCACCTGCGCGGCGACGTGAACTATGCCTGGCCCACCGCCGAGATTGCGGTGATGGGGGCGAAGGGCGCGGTGGAGATCATCTTCCGCAAAGATGCTGGCGATCCGGAAAAGATCGCCGCGCGCACCAAGGAATATGAAGACCGCTTCGCCAACCCCTTCGTGGCGGCGAGCAAGGGCTTTGTCGATGAAGTGATCTTCCCTCACTCCACCCGCCGCCGCATTGCGCTTTCCTTGCGCAAGCTGCGCAACAAGGAACTGGAGAACCCCTGGAAGAAGCACGACAACATTCCGCTGTGA
- a CDS encoding molybdopterin-binding protein, which translates to MTIITRRNALVGSAGLLLAGCDRINASPTVQTVLGLGEKATMTGQRLVTGRNALAPEFARSEMSPVFRTNGNTLPGSTDYRALMANDFADWRLMVDGFVARPRTFSLAELKAAPQRTQITRHDCVEGWSAIGEWTGVPLALLLRAAGVSSNARYIVFHCADDFRGHPYYESIDMVDAFHPQTMLAHTMNGQPLSIGHGAPLRLRVERQLGYKQAKYVMRIEARSTLDGLYGGKGGYWEDHSGYQWYAGI; encoded by the coding sequence ATGACGATCATCACCCGCCGCAACGCTCTGGTCGGCAGTGCGGGCCTGCTGCTTGCCGGCTGCGACAGGATCAATGCATCGCCCACCGTGCAGACGGTGCTGGGCCTTGGCGAAAAGGCGACGATGACGGGCCAGCGCCTTGTTACCGGTCGCAACGCGCTCGCGCCCGAGTTCGCCCGCAGCGAGATGAGCCCCGTGTTCCGCACAAACGGCAACACCCTGCCTGGCTCGACCGACTACCGCGCGTTGATGGCGAACGACTTTGCCGACTGGCGGTTGATGGTGGACGGCTTCGTCGCGCGCCCGCGCACCTTCAGCCTGGCCGAACTGAAAGCCGCACCGCAGCGCACGCAGATTACCCGGCACGATTGCGTGGAAGGGTGGAGCGCGATCGGCGAATGGACCGGCGTCCCCCTTGCGTTGCTGCTGCGCGCGGCGGGCGTATCATCCAACGCGCGCTATATCGTGTTTCACTGCGCGGACGATTTTCGCGGGCACCCCTATTACGAAAGCATCGACATGGTCGACGCGTTCCACCCGCAGACGATGCTTGCCCACACCATGAACGGCCAGCCCCTAAGCATCGGGCACGGCGCCCCGCTGCGCCTGCGTGTGGAACGCCAGCTTGGTTACAAGCAGGCGAAATACGTGATGCGGATCGAGGCGCGCTCCACGCTTGACGGCCTCTATGGCGGCAAGGGCGGATACTGGGAGGATCATTCGGGCTACCAGTGGTACGCCGGGATCTAG